In the Clostridium beijerinckii genome, one interval contains:
- the larE gene encoding ATP-dependent sacrificial sulfur transferase LarE → MINNDKYSELVKYLKGLGKVVLAFSGGVDSTFLLRVAKEALGDNVKAVTILSPYIPKWEIAEARELVRELGVQHEIIEAPIIDSIKFNPEDRCYLCKTAVFTMILNVAKEQGYNCVIDGTNFDDISDYRPGLKALKELEVKSPLLECKLTKAEIRAFSKELGLNTWDKPPYACLLTRIPYGNELKVEDFEKIENAEKYMMSIGFRAVRVRCHGDLARVEVSRDDRSKLFNEELLDTIAEKIKECGFKYVTLDLQGYRVGSFNETIVKKE, encoded by the coding sequence ATGATTAATAATGATAAATATAGTGAACTAGTGAAATACCTTAAAGGATTAGGAAAAGTAGTTTTAGCATTCTCAGGGGGAGTAGATAGCACATTCTTACTTAGAGTAGCCAAAGAAGCTCTTGGAGACAATGTAAAGGCAGTAACGATTTTATCACCTTACATTCCTAAGTGGGAAATAGCAGAGGCTAGAGAATTGGTAAGGGAATTGGGAGTTCAACATGAAATTATTGAGGCTCCAATTATTGATTCAATTAAATTTAATCCAGAGGATAGATGTTATCTTTGTAAAACAGCTGTATTCACTATGATATTAAATGTAGCAAAAGAACAAGGTTATAATTGTGTAATTGATGGGACAAATTTTGATGACATAAGTGATTATAGACCAGGTCTTAAAGCGTTAAAAGAACTAGAAGTAAAAAGCCCGCTATTAGAGTGTAAATTAACTAAAGCAGAAATAAGAGCATTCTCTAAAGAATTGGGACTTAACACTTGGGATAAGCCGCCTTATGCTTGCCTTTTGACAAGGATACCTTATGGAAATGAACTGAAAGTAGAAGATTTTGAAAAGATTGAAAATGCAGAAAAGTATATGATGAGTATAGGTTTTAGAGCTGTTAGGGTAAGATGCCACGGTGACTTAGCGAGAGTTGAAGTAAGTAGGGATGATAGAAGTAAATTATTTAATGAAGAGCTTTTAGATACTATTGCTGAAAAAATAAAAGAATGCGGATTTAAATATGTGACATTAGACTTACAAGGTTATAGAGTAGGAAGTTTTAATGAAACTATAGTGAAAAAAGAATAG
- the larB gene encoding nickel pincer cofactor biosynthesis protein LarB, producing the protein MNKEEIKELLESVKDNKLNVDEALEKLEDLPFKDLGFAKIDNHREIRVGYPEVIYCEGKTVEQVRDIVKFMLTKNNNILGTRANEEMYNAVKEICKEAKYNKLGRTITIRKNEQPLTENYIAIVAAGTSDLPVVEEAFETASILGNRVEKITDVGVAGIHRLFSKLDVIRGAKVVIVIAGMEGALASVVGGLVDKPVIAVPTSVGYGANFGGIAALLSMLNSCASGVSVVNIDNGFGAAYNASIINKL; encoded by the coding sequence ATGAACAAAGAAGAAATTAAAGAATTGTTAGAAAGTGTTAAAGATAACAAGTTGAATGTAGATGAGGCACTTGAAAAGTTAGAAGATCTACCTTTTAAAGATTTGGGTTTCGCGAAGATAGATAATCATAGAGAAATTAGAGTTGGCTATCCAGAAGTAATATACTGCGAAGGTAAGACTGTAGAGCAGGTTAGAGATATTGTAAAATTTATGCTTACAAAAAACAATAATATATTAGGAACGAGAGCCAATGAGGAAATGTACAATGCAGTTAAAGAAATATGTAAAGAAGCAAAATATAATAAACTTGGCAGAACAATAACTATTAGGAAAAATGAACAACCTCTTACGGAGAATTATATAGCAATTGTTGCAGCAGGTACTTCTGATTTGCCTGTTGTGGAGGAGGCATTTGAAACAGCTAGTATATTAGGCAATAGAGTTGAAAAAATAACTGATGTTGGAGTTGCAGGGATACACAGACTTTTTTCAAAATTGGATGTTATTAGGGGCGCAAAAGTTGTTATAGTAATTGCCGGAATGGAAGGTGCCTTAGCAAGTGTTGTAGGAGGACTTGTAGATAAGCCAGTAATAGCAGTGCCAACAAGTGTTGGATATGGTGCTAATTTCGGAGGAATTGCAGCCTTATTATCTATGTTGAATAGCTGTGCTAGCGGTGTTAGCGTAGTTAATATAGATAATGGTTTCGGGGCGGCATATAATGCTAGTATTATTAATAAGCTGTAG
- the namA gene encoding NADPH dehydrogenase NamA codes for MSKLFSNFKLKNLEFKNRVVMAPMCMYTAKEDGIATEWHKIHYATRALGGVGLIIQEATGVESRGRISDKDLGIWNDSQIDGLKKIVDTCKSLGAVMGIQLGHAGRKCEIKNLEIIGPSAEAFSSEYKVPKEMSKENINEVINAFKSAAKRCIEIGYDIIEIHGAHGYLINQFLSPLTNKRNDEYGGNLENRARFLKEVVKAVREVWTKEKPIILRISAEDYLNEGNHPEDLAKIINLVKEEGIDIINVSSGGVAPTPVPIKVYEGYQIKLAEIIKENTGLPVMAGGLIISPYMAEEIIQNDRADMVFLGRILLRKPYWPLEADSKLDGEVKWPEQYERGKFRNNR; via the coding sequence ATGTCAAAACTTTTTTCAAATTTTAAACTCAAAAATTTAGAATTTAAAAATAGAGTTGTTATGGCGCCTATGTGTATGTATACAGCTAAAGAAGATGGAATAGCCACTGAGTGGCATAAAATACATTATGCTACAAGAGCTTTAGGCGGAGTAGGACTTATAATCCAAGAAGCAACTGGAGTTGAAAGTAGAGGAAGAATAAGCGATAAAGATTTAGGAATATGGAATGATTCACAAATAGATGGCTTAAAGAAGATAGTTGATACATGTAAAAGCCTAGGTGCGGTTATGGGAATTCAACTTGGTCATGCAGGTAGAAAGTGTGAAATAAAGAATCTTGAGATTATAGGACCTAGTGCTGAAGCATTTAGTAGTGAATATAAAGTTCCAAAGGAAATGAGTAAAGAGAATATAAATGAAGTAATAAATGCCTTTAAAAGTGCTGCTAAAAGGTGTATTGAAATAGGATATGATATTATAGAGATCCACGGTGCTCACGGATACTTAATAAATCAATTTTTATCTCCTCTTACCAACAAAAGAAATGATGAATATGGAGGAAACTTAGAAAATAGAGCGCGATTTCTAAAAGAAGTAGTAAAAGCGGTTAGAGAAGTGTGGACAAAGGAAAAACCAATAATACTTAGGATAAGTGCTGAAGATTATTTAAATGAAGGAAATCATCCAGAGGATTTGGCTAAAATAATAAATTTGGTTAAAGAAGAAGGAATTGATATAATTAATGTAAGCTCAGGTGGCGTTGCACCAACTCCTGTTCCAATTAAGGTATATGAAGGATATCAGATAAAACTTGCAGAGATAATAAAAGAAAATACAGGACTTCCTGTAATGGCTGGAGGACTTATTATATCGCCTTATATGGCAGAGGAAATAATTCAAAATGATAGAGCAGATATGGTTTTCTTAGGAAGAATTCTTTTAAGAAAACCATACTGGCCGCTTGAAGCTGATTCAAAATTAGATGGTGAGGTAAAATGGCCTGAGCAATATGAAAGAGGTAAGTTCAGGAATAATAGATAA
- a CDS encoding CPC_1213 family protein: protein MDNSMKKKHTSKHKTLNHNPQAESVKSVFGEPKAKDSEFTPRTFD, encoded by the coding sequence ATGGACAACAGTATGAAAAAGAAACATACAAGCAAACATAAGACTTTAAATCATAATCCACAAGCAGAAAGCGTAAAATCAGTTTTTGGTGAGCCAAAAGCGAAAGATTCTGAATTTACTCCAAGAACTTTTGACTAA
- a CDS encoding PrkA family serine protein kinase: MNFKEFIETDREKSNTQKFEGSFLEYLDIVKENPEVVNLAHKRIYEMIMSKGVEELKGEENPRVRKIYGNDLIRKYGFFKNDFYGIDKVIMKLASYFKSAAMKGEESRQVLYLVGPVGAGKSSIVESLKSALESCEPVYSLKGCPMHEEPLHLIPKHLRPKFEEMLGVQIEGDLCPVCRYKLVNELKGVYEDFPVERTGFSIRSRKGIGVVPPVDPNNQDTSILTGSIDISKMDMYSEDDPRIFSLNGAFNVGNRGLVEFIEVFKNDVEYLHTIITATQEKSVPSPGKGSMIYFDGVIVAHSNEAEWNKFKSDHTNEAILDRIVKVEVPYCLELDEEVKIYEKILKKSNFKAHIAPHTIEIAAMFAILSRLTPSAKVDAVTKLKIYNGEEIVEKGTTKKIDIGELREEAGQYEGMKGISTRFIIKAIDNALAESGYDCINPLSIMESIIKSVRELDIAADDKKKYLGFIQDNIRKEYNKILEREITKAFIHSFREQAESLFNNYIDNAEAYVNKTKIKDVSTGEELNPDEEFMRSIEEQIGVYAASAKGFRSDVTSYMFYIVRKGGKLDYTSYEPLKEAIEKKLTASVKDLSRIITKSKVRDKEQAEKYDSMVEEMKRNGYCLHCCDVILKYAANNLWRD, encoded by the coding sequence ATGAACTTTAAAGAATTTATAGAAACAGATAGAGAAAAGTCTAACACCCAAAAGTTTGAAGGAAGTTTTCTAGAATATTTAGATATTGTTAAGGAGAATCCAGAAGTTGTTAATCTTGCGCATAAAAGAATCTATGAGATGATTATGAGCAAAGGCGTAGAGGAGTTAAAAGGTGAAGAAAACCCTCGAGTAAGAAAAATTTATGGAAATGATTTAATAAGAAAATATGGCTTTTTTAAAAATGATTTTTACGGAATTGATAAAGTTATAATGAAACTTGCAAGTTATTTTAAATCAGCAGCCATGAAAGGTGAAGAATCAAGGCAAGTATTATATCTTGTTGGTCCAGTAGGAGCAGGTAAATCTTCAATAGTTGAGAGTTTAAAATCAGCTTTAGAAAGTTGTGAACCAGTTTATTCATTAAAGGGATGCCCAATGCATGAAGAACCTCTTCATTTAATTCCAAAGCATTTAAGACCAAAATTTGAGGAAATGTTAGGAGTACAAATCGAAGGAGATTTATGCCCAGTATGCAGGTATAAACTTGTTAATGAACTTAAGGGAGTTTATGAAGATTTTCCGGTTGAAAGAACAGGATTTTCTATTAGATCAAGAAAAGGAATTGGAGTAGTTCCACCTGTTGATCCTAATAATCAAGATACATCAATACTAACAGGATCAATTGATATTTCTAAGATGGATATGTACTCTGAAGATGATCCAAGAATTTTTTCTCTAAATGGAGCATTTAATGTCGGTAACCGTGGACTAGTAGAATTTATAGAGGTATTTAAGAATGATGTTGAATATCTTCATACAATAATTACTGCAACCCAAGAAAAATCAGTACCATCTCCAGGTAAGGGTTCAATGATTTACTTTGATGGAGTCATAGTTGCTCACTCAAATGAGGCAGAATGGAATAAATTTAAATCAGACCATACAAATGAAGCAATTTTAGATAGAATTGTAAAGGTTGAAGTTCCATATTGCTTAGAACTAGACGAAGAAGTTAAGATATATGAAAAAATATTAAAGAAGAGCAATTTTAAAGCGCATATAGCGCCACATACTATTGAAATCGCAGCGATGTTTGCAATACTTTCAAGGTTAACACCTTCAGCTAAAGTAGACGCGGTGACAAAACTTAAGATCTACAATGGAGAAGAGATTGTTGAAAAAGGAACTACAAAGAAGATCGATATTGGAGAACTTAGAGAAGAAGCCGGTCAATATGAGGGCATGAAGGGAATAAGTACAAGATTTATCATAAAAGCAATAGATAATGCACTTGCTGAGTCAGGATATGATTGCATAAATCCACTTAGTATAATGGAAAGTATAATAAAATCTGTTAGAGAACTAGATATTGCAGCAGATGATAAAAAGAAGTATTTAGGCTTTATTCAGGATAATATAAGAAAAGAATATAATAAAATTCTTGAAAGAGAAATTACAAAGGCATTTATTCACTCATTTAGAGAACAAGCTGAGAGTTTATTTAACAATTATATAGATAATGCTGAGGCATATGTAAATAAGACTAAGATAAAAGATGTTTCAACTGGTGAAGAACTTAATCCAGATGAAGAATTTATGAGAAGCATAGAAGAGCAAATAGGTGTATATGCCGCATCAGCTAAAGGCTTTAGATCAGATGTGACTTCATATATGTTCTATATAGTTAGGAAAGGCGGAAAATTAGATTATACTTCTTATGAACCTTTGAAGGAAGCAATAGAAAAGAAATTAACAGCTTCAGTTAAAGATTTATCAAGAATCATAACTAAATCAAAGGTTAGGGATAAGGAACAAGCAGAGAAATATGATTCTATGGTTGAAGAAATGAAAAGAAACGGATATTGTCTTCATTGTTGTGACGTAATCTTAAAATATGCAGCTAATAACTTATGGAGGGATTAG
- the yhbH gene encoding sporulation protein YhbH, with translation MAIFRDYTNNQIDHDRSIEDRRRHRQLVEKSIKENLGDILSEESIVGESKNKKFKIPIKGIKEYQFVYGKNSKGVASGVGNEKRGEKLGNGNKKLAKGNQGAGNEEGDDIYETEITLEELMDYISEDLNLPNLDQKKYSEIVTETSGKKRGYQTHGIRPRLAKKKTVMSKIARKQGKKRALKELESDEELERFPFREEDLRYYRVKLKPKKDSNAVMLFIMDASGSMDVTKKYLARSYFFVLATFLKRKYNNIAFEFIYHTTVAKRVDEFEFFHKSESGGTYISSGINEALKVIEEKYPPAAWNIYSIYASDGDNWSEDNEKAVAAVKDICEVSNMFGYAELLPSTYTTTMYHKFKKEITNEKFVPVIIKEKKDLWDALKIMLRKELKEE, from the coding sequence ATGGCAATATTTAGAGATTACACTAACAATCAAATTGATCACGACAGATCCATAGAAGATAGAAGAAGGCATAGGCAACTTGTAGAAAAATCAATAAAAGAAAATTTGGGAGATATATTATCAGAAGAGAGTATAGTTGGAGAGAGTAAAAACAAAAAATTTAAGATACCAATTAAAGGAATTAAGGAATACCAATTCGTCTATGGAAAGAACTCTAAGGGAGTGGCTAGTGGAGTAGGTAACGAAAAAAGGGGAGAAAAATTAGGGAATGGAAATAAGAAATTGGCCAAAGGAAACCAGGGAGCTGGAAATGAAGAGGGTGATGATATATATGAAACAGAAATCACTCTCGAGGAGCTAATGGACTATATATCTGAAGATCTTAACCTACCTAATTTGGATCAAAAAAAATATTCAGAAATAGTTACTGAAACTAGCGGCAAGAAGAGAGGATATCAAACTCATGGAATAAGACCAAGACTTGCAAAAAAGAAAACAGTTATGTCAAAGATAGCAAGAAAACAGGGAAAGAAGAGAGCTTTAAAGGAATTAGAAAGTGATGAAGAGTTAGAAAGATTTCCTTTTAGAGAGGAGGATCTTAGGTACTATAGGGTTAAATTAAAACCTAAAAAAGATAGCAATGCAGTAATGCTATTTATCATGGATGCTTCTGGTTCTATGGATGTGACTAAAAAATATTTAGCAAGATCTTATTTTTTCGTGTTGGCAACTTTTCTAAAAAGAAAATATAACAATATAGCATTTGAATTTATATATCATACTACAGTTGCAAAGAGAGTAGATGAATTCGAATTCTTCCATAAGTCTGAATCTGGTGGTACTTATATATCTAGTGGCATTAATGAGGCATTAAAGGTGATTGAAGAGAAGTATCCTCCGGCAGCATGGAATATATATAGCATATACGCAAGTGATGGAGATAACTGGTCTGAAGATAATGAAAAAGCAGTTGCAGCGGTAAAAGATATATGTGAGGTTAGCAATATGTTCGGCTATGCAGAACTTTTACCATCCACATATACCACTACAATGTATCATAAGTTCAAAAAAGAGATCACTAATGAAAAATTTGTTCCTGTAATTATAAAAGAAAAGAAGGACTTATGGGATGCACTTAAGATTATGCTTAGGAAGGAGTTAAAGGAGGAATAA
- a CDS encoding SpoVR family protein encodes MEYSFSDIEKWNEKIEKKVKEYGLECYPQEFEIIGFNEMIGYEAYVGMPSRYPHWSFGKSYEKSKTLYSLNLTGLPYEMVINSDPCLAYLMKDNTLLLQILTMAHVYGHNDFFRNNRLFKEGTNAKYTLEMFNLDAKIIRNYIDDPSIGYSEVERILDAGHAIRYQSKRTVGVKELTNNEIKENILKDYERKKENRDILDPYEEISLPDLDKIPLEPVDDLMGFIINYGQLQEWQKTVLRIVKRETEYFIPQIETKIMNEGWASYTHYNILKQLELPQELHLEFLKRHNDVIAPAIGGLNPYYVGFKVFEDIEKRYGKEKIFEVREIERDSSFLRRYLTKELCEELNLFQYNQRTFDVVIEEISDETGWKTIRDTLSYTAGMGNIPYIRVVDLNKKNYTLTLENVFDGRPLELSYAKETLKYVQELWGHDVRLITKSSDKQEVILTCNQEKKIIVS; translated from the coding sequence TTGGAATATAGCTTTAGTGATATTGAAAAGTGGAATGAGAAAATAGAGAAAAAGGTTAAGGAATATGGGCTAGAATGTTATCCTCAAGAATTTGAAATTATAGGCTTTAATGAGATGATTGGATATGAAGCTTATGTTGGAATGCCTTCAAGATATCCACATTGGAGTTTTGGTAAATCTTATGAGAAAAGTAAAACACTTTATTCTTTAAATCTTACTGGCCTTCCTTATGAAATGGTTATTAATTCAGATCCTTGTTTAGCATATTTAATGAAGGATAATACGTTATTGTTACAGATATTAACAATGGCCCATGTATATGGGCATAATGACTTCTTCAGAAATAACAGATTATTTAAAGAAGGAACTAATGCTAAATATACTTTAGAAATGTTTAATTTAGATGCCAAAATAATAAGAAATTATATTGATGATCCAAGTATTGGATACTCGGAAGTTGAAAGAATACTAGATGCAGGTCATGCGATAAGGTATCAATCTAAAAGAACTGTTGGAGTTAAGGAACTGACTAACAATGAGATTAAAGAAAATATTTTAAAAGATTATGAACGCAAAAAAGAAAATAGAGATATTTTAGATCCTTATGAAGAAATTAGTTTACCAGATTTAGATAAGATTCCATTGGAACCTGTTGATGATCTCATGGGATTTATAATAAATTATGGTCAGTTACAAGAATGGCAGAAAACAGTATTAAGAATTGTTAAGAGAGAAACAGAATATTTTATTCCTCAAATTGAAACTAAAATTATGAATGAAGGATGGGCAAGCTATACACACTATAATATTTTAAAACAATTAGAATTGCCACAAGAACTACATTTAGAGTTCTTGAAAAGGCATAATGATGTAATAGCTCCTGCTATAGGCGGGTTAAATCCTTATTATGTTGGTTTCAAAGTATTTGAAGATATTGAAAAAAGATACGGAAAGGAAAAAATATTTGAAGTAAGAGAAATTGAAAGAGATTCTTCATTTTTACGACGTTATTTAACTAAAGAATTGTGCGAAGAATTAAATTTATTTCAATATAATCAAAGAACTTTTGATGTTGTCATTGAAGAAATTTCAGATGAAACTGGCTGGAAAACTATTAGAGATACTTTAAGTTATACTGCTGGTATGGGGAATATACCATATATTAGAGTTGTTGATTTGAATAAGAAGAATTATACATTGACCCTAGAAAATGTTTTCGACGGAAGACCACTTGAGCTTTCTTATGCAAAGGAAACGTTGAAGTACGTTCAAGAATTATGGGGGCATGATGTTAGGCTAATTACTAAATCAAGCGATAAGCAAGAAGTAATCTTAACTTGTAATCAGGAAAAGAAGATAATTGTATCCTAA
- a CDS encoding rubrerythrin family protein, with product MNLKGSQTERNLFKTFAGESRARNKYTFYAEKARDDGFLYVAEVFEATAGNEKAHAREVFRRYLDRINNTKNNLIESALSESEESKVIYKEFEEIAREEGFDDIADFYKELQEVEEHHKERFLDLAKKLKEGKMFKSDREEEWICLNCGYIYEGKEAPMKCPLCRYPRAYFRRLCNEDCK from the coding sequence ATGAACTTAAAAGGTAGTCAAACTGAAAGAAATTTATTTAAAACATTTGCAGGAGAGTCTAGAGCTAGAAATAAATATACTTTTTATGCTGAGAAAGCTAGGGATGATGGTTTCCTCTATGTTGCAGAGGTATTTGAAGCAACTGCAGGTAATGAAAAAGCGCATGCAAGAGAAGTATTTAGAAGATATTTAGATAGGATTAATAATACAAAAAATAATTTGATAGAATCTGCACTTAGCGAATCTGAAGAAAGTAAGGTAATTTATAAAGAATTTGAAGAAATTGCTAGAGAAGAAGGTTTTGATGATATTGCAGATTTTTATAAAGAACTTCAAGAAGTTGAAGAACATCATAAGGAGAGATTTTTAGATTTAGCTAAAAAACTCAAAGAAGGTAAGATGTTTAAATCAGATAGAGAAGAAGAATGGATATGTCTAAATTGTGGTTATATATACGAAGGTAAGGAAGCACCTATGAAATGCCCATTATGTAGATATCCAAGAGCATATTTTAGAAGATTATGTAATGAGGATTGTAAGTAG
- the pssA gene encoding CDP-diacylglycerol--serine O-phosphatidyltransferase encodes MRKSCIPNVFTFINLSCGIISILSVMNEKYAISGAFILLAGLVDRYDGRIARFLNVSSELGKELDSLADLVSFGVAPSILVYILFNLESFGPKGLFGFIVLLLFPICGAYRLARFNTTDFDGAFTGIPITIAGCFMAFFSLIIFNFNITPSIYLVVLLMILGSYLMVSKIKLKKF; translated from the coding sequence ATGAGGAAAAGTTGTATTCCTAATGTATTTACCTTTATTAATTTATCTTGTGGAATTATATCTATATTATCAGTAATGAATGAAAAGTATGCAATATCAGGTGCATTTATTTTATTAGCAGGATTGGTAGATAGATATGATGGAAGAATAGCTCGTTTTTTAAACGTTTCTAGTGAATTAGGTAAAGAATTAGATTCTTTAGCAGATTTGGTTTCATTTGGAGTAGCACCATCTATATTAGTATATATATTATTTAATCTTGAATCTTTTGGCCCTAAAGGATTATTTGGATTTATAGTTTTATTACTATTTCCAATTTGTGGTGCCTATAGATTAGCTAGATTTAATACTACTGATTTTGACGGCGCTTTTACTGGTATACCAATAACAATAGCAGGTTGCTTTATGGCATTCTTTTCATTAATTATATTTAATTTTAATATTACACCATCGATTTATCTTGTCGTTCTTTTGATGATCCTTGGTTCATACTTAATGGTAAGTAAAATTAAATTAAAGAAATTTTAA
- a CDS encoding YegS/Rv2252/BmrU family lipid kinase, whose protein sequence is MKKVRFIYNPYSGENSIISELDNIIKLHQEVGLIVVPYRIQKGKDLAEALDIIDETYSYILIAGGDGTVDSLVNAMKNKNINIPIGILPVGTANDFGKFINMPNDIEEACKQILSSKPVAVDVGKINEKYFINVASSGLFTDVSQKTDVNLKNTIGKLAYYLKGLEELPNFRKLKIKLSSKECDYDGEMYLLLVFNGKTAGNFNLATEAEVTDGKLDVIIFKAIQIIELIPLFIKLLKGEHLDSDKVVYFKTDDLYMESPEDIVTDIDGERGPDFPLRVQCIKGGIKLLGIK, encoded by the coding sequence ATGAAAAAGGTTAGATTCATATACAACCCATACTCAGGAGAAAATAGTATAATAAGCGAATTAGACAACATTATAAAACTACACCAAGAAGTAGGATTAATAGTAGTGCCATATAGAATTCAAAAAGGTAAAGATTTAGCAGAGGCATTAGATATAATAGATGAAACTTATAGCTATATTTTAATAGCTGGTGGAGATGGAACAGTGGATTCTTTAGTAAATGCTATGAAAAATAAAAACATAAATATACCTATAGGTATATTACCAGTTGGAACTGCAAATGACTTTGGAAAGTTTATTAATATGCCAAATGATATAGAAGAAGCATGTAAGCAAATATTAAGCTCAAAGCCAGTAGCTGTTGACGTTGGAAAAATAAATGAGAAGTATTTTATAAATGTAGCAAGCTCAGGACTTTTCACTGATGTATCTCAAAAAACTGATGTAAATTTAAAAAATACAATAGGGAAGTTAGCATATTATCTAAAAGGTCTTGAAGAATTACCTAACTTTAGAAAGTTAAAGATAAAATTATCATCTAAAGAATGTGATTATGACGGAGAGATGTATTTGCTTTTGGTTTTTAATGGTAAAACTGCTGGAAACTTTAACTTAGCTACAGAAGCAGAAGTTACAGACGGAAAACTCGACGTAATAATATTTAAGGCTATACAAATAATAGAGCTAATACCACTTTTTATAAAGCTTTTAAAGGGCGAGCATTTAGATTCGGATAAAGTGGTTTATTTTAAAACAGATGATTTATATATGGAATCTCCAGAAGACATTGTTACAGATATTGATGGAGAAAGAGGGCCTGATTTTCCATTGAGGGTTCAATGTATTAAGGGTGGAATTAAACTTTTAGGTATAAAATAA